From a single Oreochromis niloticus isolate F11D_XX linkage group LG3, O_niloticus_UMD_NMBU, whole genome shotgun sequence genomic region:
- the LOC100695893 gene encoding high choriolytic enzyme 1-like, with protein MTPAFFFYLCLSMTAVCLRAAVIRDISDESLGASAIIEKVNANSTQVLVHGDIVPTTTRNADPCTAFGCKWPKTGSYVYVPVSIGTEYSNQELNFIINALLTFHASTCIRFVWRTSQTDFIHFFSGQGCYSYVGRQRGRQLISLQRNGCLYQSTVQHEVLHALGFHHEQVRSDRDQYVRILTGNIIPGQEKNFVKVQTNNLQTPYDFNSVMQYDRFAFSKNGQPTMVAKSNPNLNFGNAVRMSANDIARVNRLYGC; from the exons ATGACTCCAGCCTTTTTCTTCTACCTCTGCCTGTCAATGACAGCCGTTTGTCTG AGGGCTGCTGTCATTAGAGATATAAGTG ATGAGTCTCTGGGTGCCTCAGCGATCATTGAAAAAGTCAATGCTAACTCCA CACAAGTGTTGGTTCATGGTGACATTGTACCCACTACTACCAGGAATGCTGATCCATGCACAGCCTTTGGCTGCAAGTGGCCTAAAACTGGAAGCTATGTCTATGTACCTGTCTCCATTGGCACTGAATATA GCAACCAAGAGCTCAACTTCATCATCAATGCCCTACTCACCTTCCACGCTTCCACCTGCATTCGGTTTGTCTGGCGTACAAGCCAGACAGATTTCATTCACTTCTTCTCTGGACAAGG GTGTTATTCATACGTGGGCCGTCAGAGAGGAAGACAGCTAATCTCCCTACAGAGAAATGGTTGCTTGTATCAGTCGACGGTGCAACATGAGGTTCTTCATGCTCTGGGCTTCCACCACGAGCAGGTCCGCTCTGACAGAGATCAGTATGTGAGGATCCTTACCGGGAACATCATCCCAG GACAAGAGAAAAACTTTGTGAAAGTGCAGACCAACAATTTGCAGACTCCCTATGACTTCAACTCTGTCATGCAGTATGACAG ATTCGCCTTCTCCAAGAATGGGCAGCCAACGATGGTTGCCAAATCCAATCCTAATCTTAATTTTGGAAATGCTGTCCGAATGAGTGCCAATGACATTGCTCGTGTAAACAGGCTTTATGGATGCT AA